In Vanrija pseudolonga chromosome 4, complete sequence, a single window of DNA contains:
- the MSBP2 gene encoding Membrane steroid-binding protein 2, giving the protein MSETDRKPTTKKSAPKEPASSSGSILPRLLVLAIFLPLLSHFLTGNYTFSLGPVVRPYIKAVRTHPLNPLAAPQREFTLLELARHDGADPNKPIYISIKGQVFDVSANPRVYGKGGAYNMMAGRDASRSFVTGCFQTHLTHDLRGFTDQDMASLDHWVKFFTDSDKYHKVGTAILPPIHPDTPIPAGCHDAQEKAEERHGQRPQNKPAGHGAGKKNPHGGR; this is encoded by the exons ATGTCCGAGACTG ACCGCAAGCCAACGAC caagaAGTCGGCGCCCAAGGAgcctgcctcctcctccggctcgatcctcccccgcctgctcgtgctgGCCATCTTCCTGCCCCTCCTCTCGCACTTCCTCACGGGCAACTACACGTTCTCGCTCGGCCCCGTCGTGCGGCCGTACATCAAGGCGGTGCGCACGCACCCGCTCaacccgctcgcggcgccgcagcgcgagtttacgctgctcgagctcgcgcgccacgacggcgccgaccccaaCAAGCCGATTTACATCAGCATCAAGGGCCAGGTGTTTGACGTGTCGGCCAACCCCCGCGTGTatggcaagggcggcgcgtACAACATGAT ggccggccgcgacgcgtccCGCTCGTTCGTGACGGGTTGCTTCCAGACGCACCTCACCCACGACCTGCGCGGCTTCACCGACCAGGACATGGCC TCGCTCGACCACTGGGTCAAGTTCTTCACAGACTCGGACAAGTACCACAAGGTCGGCACCGCCATCCTCCCCCCGATCCACCCCGACACGCCCATCCCGGCCGGATGCCACGACGCGCAGGAGAAGGCAGAGGAGCGCCACGGCCAGAGGCCCCAGAACAAGCCTGCCGGTCACGGTGCTGGCAAGAAGAACCCGCACGGCGGGCGCTAA
- the UMAG_12045 gene encoding Glucosidase 2 subunit beta, whose translation MKALSSVTSLFSVLAVLSSAAAASDVRGVDPAVADRYVPSSGKTFTCLSGDKVIPFSSVNDEYCDCPDGSDEPGTSACEGKPGAWFYCENKGHIPGRVRSSRVNDGICDPECCDGSDEWQSGACPNNCEQIAREYRERVEFETKIRRTGAKIRSTYVNFALKEKKRLEEELANKRAEIAEREQKVEEARQALERAESQSRDEMERKKATPLYQSVEKHRQALAAVQIQQQRTHEDLQTVLDLLEELSKGYNPNGQDMAVKHAVIRYKELIGRAEAEEGSQEATTTEGTEGAAETQAPAEPTQKLNLYRSDLEVPMDEGEIIRLQQTDLESLLVSDDGDDYEDEGGLLYRLEEYIPDSLFDYYDTARETVVSWLTTAGIIKAAQSHHSTSDGPHVAAARERFHAAERELNNLHNDISSSQGTLDKLSDGSFGPQGEWKKLDGTCIDTVAGDYTYELCFFGKATQKSNKDHSSNHLGSFTSWNGTAESGSPEYYTQQKYQNGARCWNGPMRSVTLDLTCGTVNSITSVTEPEKCEYLFRGTTPALCLPLEAGAPASASQVAAGAGASKDEL comes from the exons ATGAAGGCGCTCAGCTCGGTCACTAGCCTCTTCTCAGTGCTGGCAGTGCTCAGCTCAGCTGCAGCCGCAAGCGACGTCCGTGGCGTCGACCCAGCCG TCGCCGACCGCTACGTCCCTTCCTCGGGCAAGACGTTCACCTGCCTGTCTGGCGACAAGGTCATTCCCTTCTCGTCCGTCAACGACGAGTACTGCGACTGCCCGGACGGCTCGGACGAGCCTGGCACATCGGCGTGCGAGGGCAAGCCTGGAGCCTGGTTCTACTGCGAGAACAAGGGCCACATTCCCGGCCGCGTGAGGAGCAGCCGCGTCAACGACGGCATCTGCG ACCCCGAATGCTGTGACGGCTCGGACGAGTGGCAGTCCGGCGCATGCCCCAACAACTGCGAGCAGATCGCGCGCGAGtaccgcgagcgcgtcgagttCGAGACCAAGATCAGGAGAACAGGCGCCAAGATCCGCTCGACTTACGTCAACTTTGCActcaaggagaagaagcgcctcgaggaAGAGCTGGCGAACAAGCGTGCGGAGATTGCAGAGCGCGAGCAAaaggtggaggaggcgcgtC AGGCTTTGGAACGGGCCGAGTCGCAGAGccgcgacgagatggagcgTAAGAAGGCTACGC CCCTCTACCAGAGTGTCGAGAAGCACCGCCAAGCTCTGGCCGCTGTGCAGattcagcagcagcgcacacACGAGGACCTGCAGACCGTgctcgaccttctcgagGAGTTGTCCAAGGGTTACAACCCTAACGGCCAGGACATGGCCGTCAAGCACGCCGTCATCCGCTACAAGGAGCTGATTgggcgtgccgaggccgaagaggGCAGCCAGGAGGCGACTACGACAGAGGGCACGGAAGGCGCGGCGGAGACCCAAGCTCCCGCCGAGCCCACGCAGAAGCTCAACCTGTACCGCtccgacctcgaggtccCGATGGACGAGGGCGAAATCATCCGCCTGCAGCAGACCGACCTCGAGTCGCTGCTGGTTTCtgatgacggcgacgactaTGAAGACGAGGGCGGACTGCTGTACCGCCTGGAGGAGTACATCCCCGACTCGCTGTTCGACTACTATGACACTGCGCGCGAGACGGTCGTGTCGTGGCTGACGACCGCTGGCATCATCAAGGCGGCACAGTCACACCACAGCACCAGCGACGGCCCGCacgttgctgctgcccgtGAGCGCTTCCACGCTgctgagcgcgagctcaACAACCTCCACAACGACATTTCAAGCTCGCAGGGcacgctcgacaagctctCGGACGGCTCGTTTGGCCCTCAGGGCGAGTGGAAGAAGCTCGACGGAACGTGTATCGACACGGTCGCTGGCGACTACACGTACGAGCTATGCTTCTTTGGCAAGGCGACGCAGAAGAGCAACAAGGACCACTCGTCCAACCACCTCGGCTCATTTACGTCGTGGAACGGCACAGCCGAGTCGGGCTCACCAGAGTACTACACGCAGCAGAAGTACCAGaacggcgcgcgctgctggaaCGGCCCGATGCGCTCAGTCACGCTCGACCTGACGTGCGGCACCGTCAACTCGATCACGTCGGTCACCGAGCCAGAAAAGTGCGAGTACCTGTTCCGcggcacgacgccggcgctcTGCCTGCCCCTCGAGGCGGGTGCTCCGGCCTCAGCGTCgcaggtcgccgccggcgccggcgcgtccaAGGACGAGCTGTGA